Part of the Aquabacterium sp. OR-4 genome, GCCGGCCGGCGTGCCGGCGCCGGTGGTGAAACGGCCGCGGTACCAGATGTCGCCACGGTGAAAGCCGTAGTCGCTCATCGCCAGCACCGGCTGGCCTTTTTCGGACGCGGTGTACACCTGGGCGGCCGAGCCCGGTGCATCGGCCGCGCGCCAGCGGCTGTCGTCGAAGTCGGGCCGGGTCTCGGCCTGGTCGCTGCGCTGCTGCCAGGGCTGGCGCATCAGATCAGGCAGGCGCAGCGCCGCCGGCCCGGGCAGCGCCTGGCGCGTGACCAGGCTGGCGCCGCCGTCGCCGGCATGCGGCATCAGCGCCAGCTCGGCACCGTTCCACTGCAGGCGCCTGGCGCCGGCGGCGGCCCACAGGCGCAGCGGGCTGGCGGCCTGGGTGTCGCCGCTCAGCTGCAGCAGCTCGCCATGCAGCGCGGCGCGGCGCGGCAGGGCCGGGCTGTGCAGCAGCAGCGGCGGCGTGCCGGCCGCGGCGCCGGCCAGATCGAGCAGCCAGAACTGCGCGATGGTGGCCTCGTCGGCGATCAGCAGGCGCAGCGGCGGGCGGCCGCCGCCGCGGACTTCGAGCTCCACCAGGCCCTGGTGGCGCAGGTTCAGGCGCAGGTCGCCGCGCGCGGCATCCCAGTGGCTCTGCACCTCGCCGGCCAGCACCCGCAGCTGCGGCTGGCTGGCGTAGCGCAGCACGGTCTCGCTGTGCTGGCCGCTGCGGCCATGCAGCACCAGCAGATCGTGCTCGCCCAGGCGCTGCTGGGCCCACAGCTCGGCGCTGGTGTAGACCAGGCGCTGGCGCTGCAGGTCGGCCGCGGCCAGCATGAACTTGCCGTCCTGCCCCACCAGCTGCAGGCGGCCCGACTGCGGAATGCGGTAACGCCCATCCACCGTGTCCAGCGTGAACGAGAAGCTCTGCTCGCCGGTGGCCGACGAGGGCTGCTGCACCGCGAACAGCACATGGCTGTTCAGCGCCCGGTTGACGTTGTGGTACAGCCGCACGGCGGGGTTGTCGACGCTGAGCGCCGGGCCGATGTCCATCTGCGCCAGGTGCGCGTTGGCTGCGGCGACGAAGCGGCCAATGGCCTTCAGGCCCAGCGCCTTGTCGCGCAGGCCGCGGGCCTCGTCGATGGGCGCGCCGTAGTCGTAGCTGCTGAACACCACCGGCGCGGCCTGCCAGCCCCAGCTGGTGCCGCCAAAGCCCATGTAGATGCTGTGGATGACGATGCGGTTGATCAGGTTGCTGCCGTAGAACAGCCGCTGGTAGCCCACGCCCTGGCGCTGTGCCGTGCAGCCGTAGGTGCCGTTGCTGCCCCAGTAGTCAAACCAGCCGGCACCGATCTCGGCACCGAAGCCCGGCGTGTGCGGCGAGGCCAGGGCACCCACCCTGGGCAGGTTCTTGCCGTACAGGCCCCAGTCGGGCGCGGCGGCCGGCGTGCCGGGGCGGCCCTGCACATCGCACACACCGCCGGGGTAGCCGTCAAAGGCATACAGGTCGGTGGGGCCGGGGTTGGCAAAGGGCGCACTGCTGTTGCGCGGCGTCCAGTCGGGCAGGCGCGAGGCGGCGTTGTGGAACAGCGGCACGCTGATGCCGTCGGCACGCGCCTTGTCGGCCAGAAACTGCATGTGCCGGGCGTTCTTGGGCTGCACCGAGAACTGCTCGTTCTCGAGCTGGTACGCGATCACCGTGCCGCCGCCGGTGCTGAGCTGGTGGCGCGCGATGATGGCGTTGACCTGGGTCAGCCACTCGCCGGCCGCGGCCTGGTACTCGGGTGCGTCGGTGCGGGCCTCGGCCTTCTGCCGCGTCACCCAGCCCGGAAAGCCGCCCATGCTCAGCTCGGCGTTCACATAGGGCCCTGGCCGCACGATGACGTACAGGCCTTCTTCTGCGGCCATGCGCAGCAGGCGCTCGAGATCGCGCACGCCGCTGAAGTCGTAGTGCCCCGGTGCGGGCGAGTGGTAGCCCCAGGCAAAGTACAGCGCCACCGCGTTCAGGCCCATGGCCTTGTACTTCTGCAGCACATCGCGCCACAGGCCGGGGCTGGGCAGGCGGAAGGGGTGGAACTCGGCCGCCCAGATCAGCTGGCGCTCGCCGTCGATCATCAGGCTGTGGGCGTCCCAGCTGATCTTGCGCGGTCGGCCCTGCGCTGCGGTGGCGCGCTCGAGCACGGCCGCATCCTCGGCCAGCACGGTGAAGTGGCGCGCGCTGCCGCTCAGGCCCACCACCTCGCGGCGCGGGCTCCAGCTGGCCAGGCCGTCAAAGCTGTCGCTGGCGTAGATGCGCTTGTCGCGGTAGCTGTCGAGAAAGATGCGCCAGCCGCGCCGCCCCTGCGCATCGACGATGGGCACCAGTGCCTGGCCTTCCAGCCAGGTGGCCTGCTCGCCGCTGCCGCCGGCCCAGCCGGCCCAGTCGCCGGTGCGGTCGTAGACCCAGGGGCCGTCCAGGCGCTCGGCCACGGCGCGCTCGATCAGCTTGCTGCTCTCGTTCTTGGTGAAGGCCACATAGCGCCCGCCCTCGCGCACCACGAAGGTATCGATCGGGTTGCGCTCCAGGCCCTGCAGGCGCACCGGGGCGCCAAAGCGGCCGGCCTCGGGCTGCAGTGCCGGCAGGCGCCAGGCGGCAAAGCTGCCGGCCGGCTGGCCTTGTGCGTTGACGCCACCGGTCGACACCGAGACCACCAACGACAGCGCGCCGTCGGCATCGCGAAACCACTCGGGCCCCCACACCTGGGTGGCCACGGCGCTGCTGCCGGGCAGGGCCACCGGCACATCGGCCACATGCTGCCACTGGCGCAGGTTGCACGAGCGCGCCAGGCCGAAGTGGCTGCCCTGCCAGCCGGTGGTGTAGGCCACGGCCCAGCAGCCATCGGCCAGGCGGGTGATCGACGGATCGCGCAGCAGGCCCTTGGGCGGCTGCCAGGCCTCGCTGGCCAGCACCGTGAAGCTCTGGCCATCGGCGGCCGAGGTGAACAGGCCCAGCCGGTTTTGCGAAGTGGCGTGAAAGGCCGACACCAGAAAGCGCTGGCCAGCCGCCGGGCCCGGGCCGCGCGCAGCACCTGCCGCCGCGGCCGGCGTGGGCGCCGGCGCCGTGGCGGCGGCCCCCTGCACCACCTGGCCGGGCAGGTCTTGTGCGCGTGTGGCGGGGCAGGCCAGCAGGCCGGCGGCCAGCGAGAGCAGGGCGATGGGGCGCATCAGGGCAGTCGGGCGGGATTCACGCTGACGGCAGCGGGATCGAAGGAGGGATGGGGTGGCTGGTTGTAGCCGGCGTTCTGTGCCGCCACCTGGGCGCGGTACTGGCGGTCGCTCATCAGCCAGGGCAGGCGGTGGGCACTGGGGTGCGGCGTGCTGGCGATCAGCAGCGCCTGGTTGTCGGCGCTGCGCCAGACCACCTCCTCGCGCCAGTCACCCAGGATGTCGGCGCTGAACACCGGCGTGGCCTTGGTGCCGTTGTTCGAGGCCGCACCCAGCGGGCCGGCCTCGAGCAGCGGCAGCAGGCGCGCCTCGGCCGGCTGCCACTTGGCGATGGTGGTCTTGTCGAGCGGCTCGCGCAGCAGGTCGCCGTCCCACCAGACGCCAAAGTTCACCATGCGCGGGCGCTGCTCGCCGATCACCTGGCCGCGGGCATTGAACAGCGGGCCCACCGAGGCCCAGCACTCGACACCGGCATGCGCGGGGTCGATGTCGAGGCACAGGCCGCGGCCGATGTCCTTGCGGTCGCCCGGGTGGCTCCACAGCAGCGCGCCGCTGGCCGCGTCGTGCATCTCGATGGCGTGTTCGCCATACACGCGCGGGCTCTCGTGCACCATGAACACCTGCAGCCCCGGCCGGGTGGGGTCGAGCCGCCCGACATGCAGTGCGTCGCCATGGCCCAGTCCGGTGCTGTATTTCAGGCGGCCGTCGTGGCCGATGGTGGCCGCGCCGTAGACGATGTCGTCATGGCCGTCGGCATCGACATCGGCCACCGAGAACCAGTGCGCGCCCTGGCCCGCCGCGGGCGCACTGGCGGCATCGGCGGCGCTGTCGAACAGCCAGCGCTGGCGCAAGGCACCGTCGCGCCAATCCCAGGCGGCCAGCACGGCGCGGGTGTAGTAGCCGCGCGAGAACACCGCGCTGGGCCGCTGGCCGTCCAGCCAGGCCAGCCCGGCCAGAAAACGGTCGGCGCGGTTGCCGTAGTCGTCGCCCCAGTCGGCCACGCGGCCGCGCGCCGGCAGGTAGGGCGCGCTGGCCAGCACCGCCCCCGACAGGCCGTCAAACACGGTCATGAACTCGGGCCCGTCCAGCACCAGGCCGCGCGCGTTGGCATGGCGCGCGGCGGCATCGCCCAGCACGCGGCCGCGGCCGTCCACCGTGGCGTCGGCGGTGCGCAGCATCAGCTCGGCGCGGCCGTCACCATCGAGATCGGCGGCGACAAAGGGTGTGTAGTGCGCCCCCGAGCGGATGTTGGGGCCCAGATCGATGCGCCACAGCCGCGTGCCGTCCAGCCGGTAGGCATCCACCAGCGTGGGCGCGGTGTGGCCGGCCTGCGAGTTGTCCTTGGCATTGGCCGGCTGCCACTTCAGCACGATCTCGAACTGGCCGTCGCCGTCCAGATCGGCCGGCGCGCCGTCGTTGGCCTCGTAGGGCACGGGCGTGCCGTCGGCGGCCATCCAG contains:
- a CDS encoding beta-galactosidase, with amino-acid sequence MRPIALLSLAAGLLACPATRAQDLPGQVVQGAAATAPAPTPAAAAGAARGPGPAAGQRFLVSAFHATSQNRLGLFTSAADGQSFTVLASEAWQPPKGLLRDPSITRLADGCWAVAYTTGWQGSHFGLARSCNLRQWQHVADVPVALPGSSAVATQVWGPEWFRDADGALSLVVSVSTGGVNAQGQPAGSFAAWRLPALQPEAGRFGAPVRLQGLERNPIDTFVVREGGRYVAFTKNESSKLIERAVAERLDGPWVYDRTGDWAGWAGGSGEQATWLEGQALVPIVDAQGRRGWRIFLDSYRDKRIYASDSFDGLASWSPRREVVGLSGSARHFTVLAEDAAVLERATAAQGRPRKISWDAHSLMIDGERQLIWAAEFHPFRLPSPGLWRDVLQKYKAMGLNAVALYFAWGYHSPAPGHYDFSGVRDLERLLRMAAEEGLYVIVRPGPYVNAELSMGGFPGWVTRQKAEARTDAPEYQAAAGEWLTQVNAIIARHQLSTGGGTVIAYQLENEQFSVQPKNARHMQFLADKARADGISVPLFHNAASRLPDWTPRNSSAPFANPGPTDLYAFDGYPGGVCDVQGRPGTPAAAPDWGLYGKNLPRVGALASPHTPGFGAEIGAGWFDYWGSNGTYGCTAQRQGVGYQRLFYGSNLINRIVIHSIYMGFGGTSWGWQAAPVVFSSYDYGAPIDEARGLRDKALGLKAIGRFVAAANAHLAQMDIGPALSVDNPAVRLYHNVNRALNSHVLFAVQQPSSATGEQSFSFTLDTVDGRYRIPQSGRLQLVGQDGKFMLAAADLQRQRLVYTSAELWAQQRLGEHDLLVLHGRSGQHSETVLRYASQPQLRVLAGEVQSHWDAARGDLRLNLRHQGLVELEVRGGGRPPLRLLIADEATIAQFWLLDLAGAAAGTPPLLLHSPALPRRAALHGELLQLSGDTQAASPLRLWAAAGARRLQWNGAELALMPHAGDGGASLVTRQALPGPAALRLPDLMRQPWQQRSDQAETRPDFDDSRWRAADAPGSAAQVYTASEKGQPVLAMSDYGFHRGDIWYRGRFTTGAGTPAGSAPLDLQLFYGAGGAGLVQVWVDGRFIGQHELDTGRAFPETTDTWRVTLKDLSPGEHVIAVMVRNMGHNWDLFADDAHKEARGLISVSLAPRAGQRFAVPVAWRLQGAPELIADLVRGPYNNGGLGGERQGWHLPMAEPVPEPAAAAAAAGWQAAAPGAALPGAGTHWLRTRFTLDLPEGHDTQLGLAFGDTTLPRSPDAEYRALIFVNGWNLGQFIAHIGPQRVFVLPPGILNPRGDNTLALAVTTDGQPGNRLEPLKLVTLQHSRGGVAAEPVPQPRQLQR
- a CDS encoding rhamnogalacturonan lyase, which produces MRARPRLTRCLRLPAPASALAMLAAVAVFQGLAACALPGPAQPSVAAAGPLAAARAAVAVPTAEGGQLISWRWLPGDAERGTRFVLLRNGQPLHREPTAASQWLDAQPLPGARYSLRVLGGAGAAAPAAATVPDATVLALNGPLLRVPLQRPADWMAADGTPVPYEANDGAPADLDGDGQFEIVLKWQPANAKDNSQAGHTAPTLVDAYRLDGTRLWRIDLGPNIRSGAHYTPFVAADLDGDGRAELMLRTADATVDGRGRVLGDAAARHANARGLVLDGPEFMTVFDGLSGAVLASAPYLPARGRVADWGDDYGNRADRFLAGLAWLDGQRPSAVFSRGYYTRAVLAAWDWRDGALRQRWLFDSAADAASAPAAGQGAHWFSVADVDADGHDDIVYGAATIGHDGRLKYSTGLGHGDALHVGRLDPTRPGLQVFMVHESPRVYGEHAIEMHDAASGALLWSHPGDRKDIGRGLCLDIDPAHAGVECWASVGPLFNARGQVIGEQRPRMVNFGVWWDGDLLREPLDKTTIAKWQPAEARLLPLLEAGPLGAASNNGTKATPVFSADILGDWREEVVWRSADNQALLIASTPHPSAHRLPWLMSDRQYRAQVAAQNAGYNQPPHPSFDPAAVSVNPARLP